In one Fusarium falciforme chromosome 5, complete sequence genomic region, the following are encoded:
- a CDS encoding NACHT domain-containing protein has product MEHSNSNHVGSMAAAGSARIQIGNNSTINNTTNNYSQDDDEKYLAALSLTDPRQDKSRIEQTNGDLLKEAYLWVLQNPEFQRWRETSEGQPLLWIRGDPGKGKTMLLSGIINELKPSTRLKDPTRRTDPTSQTSLSYFFCQATNPGLNNATAVLRGLVYLLVDQHPNLLSHVRGKLPLDPGHWNSGVAIRAIFLEILQDQSLQNVILIVDALDECETDMRFLLEVITATMSHQVRWLVSSRNIRMIETILTQAQTKVVLSLELNAQSVGQAISEYIQHRMGRLGSRINLNDDELRSTSSYLYENAHGTFLWVALVCRQLETCNDWEVKDLLERPPQGLNELGGVIYLVHQSAKDFLAKQQDILFPSGLTQHHLGLFDTCLNSLDVLRMDMYDQVYPGVSVHEARRCRPEPDPLPGLSYSSEFWAHHLRDARPIRAQEISNYNKAHQFIAHKFLFWVEALSLLNSSPAAMETLQILKDLPLGDEALALVEDARRFFLYFRPIIERYPLQIYASGLIFSPEESLIRHHFEHCSPKFVAKKPRVDAQWHPYFSTSGWDCDLIFSPDNNDGMEIMSARCDWLKFITPSPDLNLFAGVTTRQQSSRVQVHIGLQVRSLESNNIKWSRKLDNRQVRGMKFSPDSQWLAVCFDKELVLWGVEKNTCKRWRFEISHQPDRCGIEFSSDGALVAIFEDKYGLLTQLSHPGPGSNYNKERTEDKFKTSASNVILDVRTGEQRRNPPNEDIGFIRSMIFTPNTYEIMMCCENGVWSWDIVGGECQEWLGFGDLIWDIASSHDASWIAAVSGSKVFVYGRQNQELLQHFQIPSGFGISSIAVSFDDQQLAVKLALTVLPF; this is encoded by the exons ATGGAACACAGCAACTCCAACCATGTGGGATCCATGGCCGCAGCAGGCTCCGCGCGGATTCAAATCGGCAATAACTCCACAATCAACAACACGACAAACAACTACTCccaagatgatgacgagaaATACCTGGCGGCATTGTCCTTAACTGATCCTCGCCAGGACAAGAGTCGTATCGAACAGACTAATGGCGACCTGTTGAAGGAAGCATACCTATGGGTCCTGCAAAATCCTGAGTTTCAGCGTTGGCGGGAGACAAGCGAGGGTCAGCCGCTCCTTTGGATCAGGGGCGACCCTGGCAAGGGAAAGACAATGCTGCTCTCAGGCATCATTAATGAACTGAAACCTTCTACAAGATTGAAAGATCCGACACGCAGAACAGATCCGACGAGTCAAACGTCACTGTCCTACTTCTTCTGTCAGGCAACCAACCCAGGCCTCAACAATGCCACAGCAGTTCTGCGAGGCCTGGTATACCTCCTGGTGGACCAACATCCCAATCTTCTCTCTCATGTACGCGGCAAATTACCCCTAGATCCTGGACACTGGAACTCGGGTGTCGCCATCAGAGCTATCTTTCTTGAGATACTGCAGGATCAATCTCTCCAGAACGTTATTCTTATCGTCGACGCCCTGGATGAGTGCGAGACAGATATGAGGTTTCTTCTCGAGGTCATCACTGCAACCATGTCGCATCAAGTCAGATGGCTTGTGAGCAGTCGCAACATCCGTATGATAGAGACGATCCTAACACAAGCTCAGACAAAAGTTGTCCTGTCTCTGGAGCTCAACGCACAATCGGTTGGTCAAGCTATCAGCGAGTACATCCAGCACCGGATGGGCCGACTGGGTTCTAGGATCAACCTCAACGACGACGAATTGAGGTCTACGTCAAGCTATCTGTATGAGAATGCACATGGCACATTTCTGTGGGTGGCATTGGTCTGTCGACAACTTGAAACCTGCAACGATTGGGAAGTGAAGGACCTCCTTGAGCGACCCCCCCAGGGCCTGAACGAGCT GGGCGGTGTCATTTACCTTGTCCATCAGTCGGCAAAAGATTTCTTGGCCAAGCAACAGGACATACTTTTCCCCTCTGGTCTCACCCAACACCATCTCGGACTTTTTGACACCTGTCTCAACAGCCTTGACGTCCTTAGAATGGATATGTATGACCAAGTTTATCCTGGAGTTTCGGTCCACGAAgcccgccgctgccgccctGAACCCGACCCTTTGCCTGGCCTCTCCTACTCTTCCGAGTTCTGGGCTCATCATCTACGTGATGCTCGGCCCATCCGCGCCCAAGAAATATCGAACTACAACAAAGCCCATCAATTCATTGCCCACAAGTTCCTGTTCTGGGTGGAGGCACTCAGCCTGCTCAACAGCTCACCGGCAGCGATGGAAACTCTGCAAATTCTCAAGGACCTACCACTC GGTGACGAGGCATTAGCACTTGTTGAAGACGCTCGGAGATTTTTCCTCTACTTCAGGCCCATTATCGAACGGTATCCCCTCCAGATATACGCGTCTGGCCTAATATTCAGTCCGGAAGAGAGCTTAATACGTCACCACTTTGAACACTGCAGCCCCAAGTTTGTGGCCAAGAAGCCTCGAGTCGACGCACAATGGCACCCATACTTTAGCACCTCTGGATGGGATTGCGACCTGATATTTTCGCCAGACAACAA CGACGGCATGGAGATCATGAGCGCTCGCTGTGATTGGTTGAAGTTCATAACACCGTCGCCAGACCTGAATTTGTTTGCTGGTGTGACCACCCGTCAACAATCTTCCCGTGTTCAAGTCCATATTGGTCTCCAGGTTCGCAGCTTGGAGTCAAACAATATCAAATGGAGCAGAAAGCTTGACAATCGCCAAGTCAGGGGGATGAAGTTTTCGCCCGACAGCCAGTGGTTGGCAGTGTGCTTCGACAAAGAGTTAGTGCTTTGGGGGGTTGAAAAGAATACCTGTAAAAGGTGGCGCTTCGAGATTTCCCATCAACCCGACCGATGTGGTATCGAATTCTCTTCAGACGGTGCCCTGGTTGCAATCTTTGAGGACAAGTACGGTCTTCTGACCCAGTTATCTCATCCAGGGCCGGGCTccaactataacaaagaacgcACTGAGGACAAGTTCAAAACCTCGGCGAGTAACGTGATCCTGGATGTCCGAACGGGCGAGCAGCGCAGGAACCCTCCCAATGAAGATATTGGGTTCATCAGGTCTATGATATTTACCCCCAACACTTACGAGATCATGATGTGCTGCGAGAACGGCGTATGGTCTTGGGATATCGTCGGGGGGGAATGCCAAGAATGGCTCGGATTCGGTGACCTGATCTGGGACATCGCCTCTTCACATGATGCCTCCTGGATCGCCGCGGTGTCAGGTTCAAAAGTTTTCGTATACGGAAGGCAGAACCAGGAATTGCTACAACATTTTCAAATACCATCGGGGTTTGGCATTTCTTCAATCGCTGTGTCTTTTGACGATCAGCAGCTTGCGGT CAAACTTGCTTTGACCGTGTTGCCGTTTTGA